In Candidatus Zixiibacteriota bacterium, one DNA window encodes the following:
- a CDS encoding PDZ domain-containing protein, with the protein MRRLTKLLTVALFLAFPVLSVADDGWLGVYSQTVDPDLKEAFRLESDYGVIINHVVDNSPADEAGLKQGDIIVSLDGTKLTGSDQLSEMIRKYQKGDLVKMTVLRKGKELTLTATIGVRDDDDALALLEKSKSPKPYKKSFSYYYDKSSLSNSYIGINLESLNAQLGEYFGVKDGEGALVTEVIDQSPAQKAGLKAGDVIVSIDGEPVKSPTDVQKAIRQKDKGDKATIGVLREKKNMEMAVEIDERSAFSFDMPDIVIPDVPGLDNFDFHYLPKMKGLYHGDFDDDIPSMEGLEESMKQLQEQMQKLQEQMEEMRLKSEQKD; encoded by the coding sequence ATGAGACGATTGACCAAGCTATTGACAGTAGCCCTTTTTCTGGCTTTTCCGGTTCTGAGTGTCGCCGACGACGGCTGGCTCGGCGTTTACTCCCAGACCGTTGACCCCGACCTGAAAGAAGCCTTCCGTCTGGAAAGCGATTACGGCGTCATTATTAATCATGTCGTTGATAATTCCCCGGCGGACGAAGCCGGTTTGAAACAGGGGGATATCATTGTCAGCCTTGATGGCACCAAACTGACCGGCTCCGACCAGCTTTCCGAAATGATTCGCAAGTATCAGAAAGGGGACCTGGTCAAGATGACAGTCCTGCGTAAAGGGAAAGAACTTACTCTCACCGCCACCATCGGCGTTCGTGACGATGATGACGCCCTGGCGCTGCTGGAGAAAAGCAAATCCCCCAAACCTTATAAGAAAAGCTTCTCCTACTATTACGACAAATCCTCTCTTTCCAACTCCTACATTGGAATCAATCTGGAAAGTCTCAATGCCCAACTCGGTGAATATTTCGGCGTGAAAGATGGCGAGGGAGCCCTGGTCACGGAGGTCATCGATCAATCTCCCGCGCAGAAAGCCGGGCTCAAAGCCGGTGACGTCATTGTCTCCATTGACGGCGAACCGGTAAAATCTCCGACCGACGTCCAGAAAGCGATTCGCCAGAAAGATAAGGGAGACAAAGCCACTATCGGCGTCCTGCGAGAAAAGAAGAATATGGAAATGGCGGTCGAAATCGACGAGCGCTCCGCTTTTTCCTTCGATATGCCTGATATCGTCATTCCCGATGTCCCGGGTCTGGACAACTTCGATTTCCATTATCTGCCCAAAATGAAGGGGCTGTATCACGGCGATTTTGACGATGATATTCCGAGCATGGAAGGGCTGGAGGAATCGATGAAACAGTTGCAGGAGCAGATGCAGAAACTTCAGGAACAGATGGAGGAG